The following proteins come from a genomic window of Salvia hispanica cultivar TCC Black 2014 chromosome 4, UniMelb_Shisp_WGS_1.0, whole genome shotgun sequence:
- the LOC125223728 gene encoding NAC domain-containing protein 30-like isoform X1: MGGGVINTCNQTSLGWDHHSILLTNGYAMNHYIKESRKKMMDMESCVPPGFRFHPTEEELVGYYLKRKIDDLKIDLDVIIEVDLYKIEPWDIQDRCKLGYDEQNEWYFFSHKDRKYPTGTRTNRATAAGFWKATGRDKAVLSKEKIIGMRKTLVFYKGRAPNGRKTDWIMHEYRLQTSDHGPPQEEGWVVCRAFKKPNPSHKQGYEAWNYMRSNMGGYRPQSYPNMPNFDPNQNLDGHMPKLDSPTMSTTSFATNEEDIKSSFGSSFDYKLLGTSHQLMGTASFDYTNMPLIPHGDYLDDQSHLSNLLQCFPDL, translated from the exons ATGGGTGGGGGTGTTATTAACACATGTAATCAAACATCGCTGGGATGGGACCATCATTCCATTTTGCTCACGAATGGATATGCAATGAATCATTACATCAAAGA atcaaggaagaagatgatggaCATGGAGTCGTGCGTCCCTCCCGGCTTTCGATTCCACCCCACCGAAGAAGAACTCGTCGGCTACTACCTCAAGAGGAAGATCGACGATCTCAAAATAGACCTCGATGTAATTATCGAGGTCGATCTCTACAAAATTGAGCCATGGGACATTCAGG ATAGGTGCAAATTGGGATATGATGAGCAAAATGAGTGGTACTTCTTTAGCCACAAGGACAGGAAGTATCCAACCGGGACGCGTACTAATAGGGCAACCGCGGCTGGATTCTGGAAGGCGACTGGAAGGGATAAGGCGGTGCTGTCCAAGGAAAAGATCATCGGCATGAGGAAGACGTTGGTATTCTACAAAGGCCGCGCGCCAAATGGCCGCAAAACAGACTGGATCATGCACGAGTATCGCCTTCAAACTTCCGACCATGGACCTCCTCAG GAGGAAGGATGGGTCGTGTGTCGCGCATTCAAGAAGCCGAACCCAAGCCACAAGCAAGGGTATGAGGCTTGGAACTACATGAGATCAAACATGGGCGGCTACCGGCCTCAATCGTATCCCAACATGCCTAATTTCGACCCTAACCAAAACCTCGATGGCCACATGCCGAAGCTCGACAGCCCTACCATGTCCACCACCAGCTTCGCCACCAACGAGGAAGACATCAAGAGCAGCTTTGGAAGCAGCTTCGATTATAAGCTTCTTGGAACTTCGCATCAACTCATGGGAACGGCGTCGTTTGACTACACGAACATGCCGCTGATCCCACACGGTGATTACTTGGATGATCAATCCCACTTGAGCAATCTACTCCAATGCTTTCCTGACTTATAG
- the LOC125223728 gene encoding NAC domain-containing protein 30-like isoform X2, with the protein MMDMESCVPPGFRFHPTEEELVGYYLKRKIDDLKIDLDVIIEVDLYKIEPWDIQDRCKLGYDEQNEWYFFSHKDRKYPTGTRTNRATAAGFWKATGRDKAVLSKEKIIGMRKTLVFYKGRAPNGRKTDWIMHEYRLQTSDHGPPQEEGWVVCRAFKKPNPSHKQGYEAWNYMRSNMGGYRPQSYPNMPNFDPNQNLDGHMPKLDSPTMSTTSFATNEEDIKSSFGSSFDYKLLGTSHQLMGTASFDYTNMPLIPHGDYLDDQSHLSNLLQCFPDL; encoded by the exons atgatggaCATGGAGTCGTGCGTCCCTCCCGGCTTTCGATTCCACCCCACCGAAGAAGAACTCGTCGGCTACTACCTCAAGAGGAAGATCGACGATCTCAAAATAGACCTCGATGTAATTATCGAGGTCGATCTCTACAAAATTGAGCCATGGGACATTCAGG ATAGGTGCAAATTGGGATATGATGAGCAAAATGAGTGGTACTTCTTTAGCCACAAGGACAGGAAGTATCCAACCGGGACGCGTACTAATAGGGCAACCGCGGCTGGATTCTGGAAGGCGACTGGAAGGGATAAGGCGGTGCTGTCCAAGGAAAAGATCATCGGCATGAGGAAGACGTTGGTATTCTACAAAGGCCGCGCGCCAAATGGCCGCAAAACAGACTGGATCATGCACGAGTATCGCCTTCAAACTTCCGACCATGGACCTCCTCAG GAGGAAGGATGGGTCGTGTGTCGCGCATTCAAGAAGCCGAACCCAAGCCACAAGCAAGGGTATGAGGCTTGGAACTACATGAGATCAAACATGGGCGGCTACCGGCCTCAATCGTATCCCAACATGCCTAATTTCGACCCTAACCAAAACCTCGATGGCCACATGCCGAAGCTCGACAGCCCTACCATGTCCACCACCAGCTTCGCCACCAACGAGGAAGACATCAAGAGCAGCTTTGGAAGCAGCTTCGATTATAAGCTTCTTGGAACTTCGCATCAACTCATGGGAACGGCGTCGTTTGACTACACGAACATGCCGCTGATCCCACACGGTGATTACTTGGATGATCAATCCCACTTGAGCAATCTACTCCAATGCTTTCCTGACTTATAG